One genomic segment of Paenibacillus durus includes these proteins:
- the pheT gene encoding phenylalanine--tRNA ligase subunit beta: protein MKVSTGWLADYITLEGVTAEELADKITDAGIEIDGVERRNKGLSGIVTGFVKSKEKHPDADKLNVCIVDAGQEEDLQIVCGAKNVAAGQKVPVALVGAKLPGLEIKKAKLRGVVSQGMICSAKELGLNDKLLPKELQEGILVLPKDTEIGQDITKVLGLNDEILEFDLTPNRSDCLSMIGAAYETSAILGRELSLPNPGRDIIEVAVPASDAISVSIENEEHCKHYAVRYIAGVKPASSPLWMQNRLMAAGVRPINNIVDITNYVMLEYGQPLHAFDADRLEGGTLGVRLAREGELLTTLDGQERKLEPHMLVIADAAKAVALAGVMGGLNSEVTDQTVNIVLESARFDGGTIRKTSRQLGLRSEASLRFEKEVDPRSVIPALNRAAALLSTYAGGSVHEGIIQAGTDEVQERVIKLSLDKLNRRLGTDLSLLEVKTLFARLHFSCGDAEQGMIEVSVPTRRGDISWDVDLFEEIARLYGYDNIPTTAIEGPTTPGGLTGPQALRRALRRLLADGGYQEVLGYSFIQPEQTALFPALTEGGLAVKLAMPMSEDRSVLRTSLLPQLLDIAQYNMNRRQSDLALFEIGTVFVTDEEQLTREPREFQTLGLLLTGSRAAKQWNIAAEPVDFFDLKGALESVFAYLGLENDVVFEGDSPHGYHPGRSASLYLNVEGERVKLGTLGQIHPDLQRKQDLEDTYAAEILLSPLYEAARTSLQYSELPRYPGMERDIALVVDSEVPASRLLDAIREQGGSLLQLAQVFDVYTGGKLESGKKSIAISLLYRHTEHTLTDEEVSEVHDKVLAALQQSFGANLRK from the coding sequence GGCTGGCTGATTATATAACGCTGGAGGGCGTGACCGCCGAGGAACTGGCGGATAAAATTACGGACGCGGGCATTGAAATCGACGGCGTTGAGCGCCGCAATAAAGGGCTGTCCGGAATCGTCACCGGATTTGTCAAATCCAAGGAAAAGCATCCGGATGCCGACAAGCTGAATGTGTGCATTGTCGACGCTGGTCAGGAAGAGGACCTGCAGATCGTCTGCGGCGCGAAGAACGTGGCCGCCGGCCAAAAGGTTCCCGTGGCGCTTGTCGGCGCGAAGCTTCCGGGTCTTGAGATCAAGAAGGCGAAGCTGCGTGGTGTTGTGTCCCAGGGCATGATCTGCTCCGCCAAAGAGTTGGGGCTGAATGACAAGCTGCTGCCGAAAGAGCTCCAGGAAGGCATCCTGGTGCTGCCTAAAGATACGGAAATCGGGCAAGACATTACGAAGGTGCTCGGCCTGAACGACGAAATTCTGGAATTTGATCTGACTCCGAACCGGTCTGACTGTCTGAGCATGATTGGCGCGGCTTACGAGACCAGCGCCATTCTGGGACGCGAGTTGTCGCTGCCGAACCCCGGTCGGGATATTATTGAAGTTGCCGTTCCCGCATCGGACGCCATATCCGTCAGTATTGAGAACGAAGAGCACTGCAAGCATTACGCGGTCCGCTATATTGCCGGCGTGAAGCCCGCTTCTTCTCCGCTGTGGATGCAGAACCGTCTCATGGCGGCGGGTGTGCGTCCAATTAACAATATTGTGGACATCACCAACTACGTCATGCTGGAGTATGGACAGCCGCTGCATGCATTCGATGCCGACCGGCTGGAGGGCGGCACACTCGGCGTCCGCCTTGCCCGTGAAGGCGAGCTCCTGACCACGCTGGACGGCCAGGAGCGCAAGCTGGAGCCGCACATGCTGGTGATTGCGGACGCCGCAAAAGCGGTGGCGCTCGCCGGAGTGATGGGCGGTCTAAATTCGGAAGTAACCGATCAGACGGTGAATATTGTGCTGGAGTCGGCCAGATTCGACGGCGGAACGATCCGCAAGACGTCCCGCCAGCTCGGTCTCCGCTCGGAAGCTTCGCTGCGGTTCGAGAAGGAAGTGGACCCGCGCTCCGTCATTCCCGCGCTGAACCGCGCGGCTGCGCTTCTTAGCACCTATGCCGGCGGCTCTGTGCATGAAGGAATTATTCAAGCCGGGACCGACGAAGTGCAGGAAAGAGTAATTAAGCTGTCGCTCGATAAGCTGAACCGGCGACTCGGCACGGACCTTTCGCTGCTGGAAGTGAAGACGCTATTTGCGCGGCTGCATTTTTCCTGCGGGGATGCGGAGCAGGGAATGATCGAGGTTAGCGTGCCTACCAGACGCGGTGATATCAGCTGGGACGTGGATCTCTTTGAAGAGATCGCCCGCCTGTACGGTTATGACAACATTCCGACTACGGCGATTGAAGGTCCGACTACACCAGGAGGATTGACCGGACCGCAGGCGCTTCGCCGCGCGCTGCGCCGACTGCTGGCGGACGGCGGCTATCAGGAGGTGCTCGGGTATTCCTTCATTCAGCCTGAGCAGACTGCGCTGTTCCCTGCACTGACAGAGGGGGGGCTTGCGGTCAAGCTGGCCATGCCAATGAGCGAGGACCGCAGCGTGCTGCGGACAAGTCTCCTGCCGCAGCTGCTGGATATCGCTCAGTACAACATGAACCGCCGGCAGAGCGATCTGGCGCTGTTCGAAATCGGTACCGTGTTCGTGACCGATGAGGAACAGCTGACCCGTGAGCCGCGCGAGTTTCAGACGCTGGGCCTGCTGCTGACGGGCAGCCGTGCGGCGAAGCAGTGGAATATCGCTGCCGAGCCTGTCGACTTCTTCGATCTGAAGGGAGCGCTGGAATCCGTATTCGCATACCTCGGACTGGAGAACGACGTTGTTTTTGAAGGCGACTCTCCGCATGGCTATCATCCCGGCCGCTCGGCCTCCCTGTATCTGAACGTAGAGGGAGAACGGGTGAAGCTGGGTACCCTGGGACAGATTCATCCCGACTTGCAGCGCAAGCAGGATCTGGAGGATACGTATGCGGCTGAGATTTTGCTGTCGCCGCTCTATGAAGCGGCGCGGACATCGCTGCAATACAGCGAGCTTCCCCGTTACCCTGGCATGGAACGGGATATTGCGCTCGTCGTGGATTCGGAAGTTCCGGCGAGCCGGCTGCTGGATGCCATTCGTGAGCAGGGAGGAAGCCTGCTGCAATTGGCGCAGGTATTTGACGTATATACCGGCGGCAAGCTGGAGAGCGGCAAGAAGAGTATCGCCATCTCGCTGCTGTACCGCCATACGGAGCATACGCTGACCGACGAGGAAGTCTCAGAGGTTCACGACAAGGTTCTGGCCGCGCTTCAGCAAAGTTTTGGCGCGAACTTAAGAAAATAG
- the zapA gene encoding cell division protein ZapA, which translates to MDRTRVAVEIYGTSYRLVGSSIEYMKQVAQYVDEHMRTISKSHNRLDTPRIAVLAAVHMAEQAIQAQDLKNELNVLTGERSSLRTEVARLLEAQRQHQEELERVVSEARQESSRLFTEAEEERKRHQEAEELERRMHEELLQKAEETAAAVRQGLEEELKRRELEQQDLRERHERDLAESRDSNLRELGQAEALRLKQVDELTAAHRLELDELRASHMAELTEVKARLAQELAETKAALSRELSETKSMMTREREEAVSALNKELSGERELLQRELAKNKDLRQTLGNQEHRHKQSTQEFEKQIGEQRGTISQLQAKLRAEEAGLKTEREARSALQNQHNEALLREQQLEGELQAAASLGDLLQQELAELRQVYELSKSQAEELRKSYGETSEDLARTRDELARITAEHAEWKAAAGKRQEEIAELEISLLEAEEKLEAVKGELHGLRGETEGLSASLKRERALRQEAESAGEALKVKETELETAHVSLRERYEELIVQYDEVLQEGERQQERCRLLEEEAEQTSHRLEELSEAGREAAAAAELQREQLSEAQNYGESWKASYEELKQAQQRWAETETKLREEIDLWQQEAEEGERVRDSLSQERSDALQKLGEVGESYELVQGQLRLLQAEFELRHSELERVTQEHQKLQAEYAKLQNEYNEWIQLIEQDS; encoded by the coding sequence ATGGACCGGACCCGTGTCGCCGTGGAGATTTATGGTACTTCCTATAGACTGGTTGGAAGCAGCATTGAATATATGAAGCAGGTCGCCCAATATGTGGACGAGCATATGCGTACGATTTCCAAATCCCATAATCGGCTGGACACGCCGCGCATAGCGGTGCTTGCCGCTGTGCATATGGCAGAACAGGCAATACAGGCGCAGGATCTCAAGAATGAATTGAATGTGCTGACCGGAGAACGCAGCTCGCTGCGCACCGAAGTCGCCCGGCTGCTGGAAGCGCAGCGGCAGCATCAGGAAGAGCTGGAAAGGGTGGTTTCCGAGGCCCGGCAGGAATCGAGCAGGCTATTTACCGAGGCTGAGGAGGAGCGCAAACGGCATCAGGAGGCCGAAGAGCTGGAGCGCAGGATGCATGAAGAACTGCTGCAGAAGGCGGAGGAGACGGCCGCGGCGGTTCGGCAGGGACTTGAGGAAGAACTGAAGCGGCGGGAACTGGAGCAGCAGGATCTGCGAGAAAGACATGAACGCGATCTGGCGGAGAGCCGGGACAGCAATCTGCGGGAGCTTGGACAAGCTGAAGCGCTTCGCCTGAAGCAGGTGGATGAATTGACGGCGGCGCACCGTCTGGAGCTTGATGAACTTCGGGCTTCACACATGGCGGAGCTGACAGAAGTTAAAGCGCGGCTGGCACAGGAGCTTGCGGAGACGAAAGCTGCGCTAAGCAGAGAACTCTCGGAAACGAAAAGCATGATGACCCGTGAGCGGGAGGAGGCCGTTTCGGCGCTGAATAAGGAACTGAGCGGGGAACGGGAACTGCTGCAGCGTGAACTGGCGAAGAACAAGGATCTCCGGCAGACCTTAGGGAACCAGGAGCATCGGCATAAGCAGAGCACGCAGGAGTTCGAGAAGCAGATTGGCGAACAGCGCGGCACAATCAGCCAGCTGCAGGCGAAGCTGCGCGCCGAGGAGGCGGGTCTGAAGACGGAACGGGAAGCCCGGTCCGCTCTGCAAAATCAGCATAATGAGGCCCTTCTGCGTGAACAGCAGCTAGAAGGTGAGCTGCAGGCTGCTGCAAGTCTCGGCGATCTGCTCCAGCAGGAGCTGGCCGAGCTGCGTCAAGTCTATGAACTGTCGAAGAGCCAGGCGGAAGAGCTTCGGAAGTCTTATGGCGAGACTTCCGAAGACCTTGCCCGTACCCGGGATGAGCTTGCACGGATAACGGCAGAGCATGCTGAGTGGAAGGCGGCGGCAGGCAAGCGCCAGGAGGAAATCGCCGAACTGGAGATCAGCTTGTTGGAAGCCGAGGAGAAGCTCGAAGCCGTGAAAGGAGAGCTTCACGGACTTCGAGGCGAAACCGAAGGGCTGTCGGCGTCACTGAAACGGGAGCGGGCTCTCCGGCAGGAGGCTGAAAGCGCCGGAGAAGCGCTGAAGGTTAAAGAAACGGAGCTGGAGACTGCTCATGTCAGCTTGCGGGAACGGTATGAGGAATTGATTGTGCAGTACGATGAAGTGCTGCAGGAGGGAGAACGGCAGCAGGAGCGCTGCCGTCTGCTCGAAGAAGAAGCCGAACAGACCTCGCATCGCCTGGAAGAATTGTCCGAAGCGGGCAGAGAGGCTGCGGCTGCCGCAGAACTGCAGCGCGAGCAATTGAGCGAAGCGCAGAATTACGGCGAATCATGGAAAGCGAGCTATGAAGAGCTGAAACAGGCGCAGCAGCGGTGGGCGGAGACGGAAACGAAGCTGCGCGAGGAGATCGACCTGTGGCAGCAGGAGGCCGAAGAGGGCGAGCGGGTGCGCGATTCGCTCAGCCAGGAGCGTAGTGACGCTCTCCAGAAGCTTGGCGAGGTTGGAGAAAGCTACGAGCTGGTCCAGGGTCAACTCCGGCTGCTCCAAGCCGAATTCGAACTGCGGCATAGCGAGCTGGAACGCGTTACGCAGGAGCATCAGAAGCTGCAGGCGGAATATGCCAAGCTGCAAAATGAATATAATGAATGGATTCAACTTATCGAACAGGATAGTTGA
- a CDS encoding cupredoxin domain-containing protein yields MKNTPLSLLSIALLLVLAACGGNSGNGGNAADSGKESAVSSAAAEEEVVIKATNFSFDKKEYHLKKGVPVQIVFKNESGNHGILVPELNLQLDENNNSQVIIPEQTGTFRMTCAVFCGAGHSQMSADIIVE; encoded by the coding sequence ATGAAGAACACGCCTTTGTCTTTGTTATCCATCGCCTTATTGCTCGTTCTGGCCGCTTGCGGCGGGAATTCGGGGAACGGCGGAAATGCCGCAGATAGCGGGAAAGAGAGTGCGGTTAGCTCGGCAGCGGCGGAGGAGGAAGTTGTCATCAAAGCTACCAATTTCAGTTTCGACAAAAAAGAATACCATTTGAAAAAAGGGGTTCCCGTCCAAATTGTATTTAAGAACGAGAGCGGCAATCATGGTATACTGGTCCCCGAGCTTAATCTTCAATTGGACGAAAACAACAACTCCCAAGTCATTATCCCTGAACAAACAGGCACATTCCGAATGACCTGCGCTGTATTTTGCGGTGCCGGCCACAGTCAAATGAGCGCCGACATCATCGTTGAATGA
- a CDS encoding GGDEF domain-containing protein has translation MLNVYWTLAAIALIGQAYCALSGYNPEPYRTISSQIGYLLFFCYLIILLSVILAEIWLRSDFRFQKQMVVGCGFVMSCLLYFVSVPYVDGAQMALMMPAMTSLVYFDRRMLYVLGLLSIFDYAGIYFMLERGLLNKPLSEFLMMECIFIVFVVLAHGVIVRAHETSEYLEQVTQSEQGLLVERAIADKLLKIDALTGLYNHKTFHEYLDSLLEQCETNGLRLQLALFDIDNFKQVNDTYGHWIGDIVLKEVAGKIGGMIGPNDFAARYGGEEFAIIFTDKDPEEAYALAEELRSDIAGMDHPYAGGRRITVSIGLCRYCTGNGKEQLFRKTDEALYLAKHSGKNQVMTSEDKQLMLV, from the coding sequence ATGTTGAATGTATACTGGACATTGGCCGCCATTGCTCTTATCGGGCAGGCTTACTGTGCGCTGAGCGGCTATAATCCGGAACCTTATCGCACCATTTCATCACAGATTGGATATTTATTATTCTTCTGCTATCTGATTATTTTGCTGAGCGTAATTTTAGCCGAGATCTGGCTGCGCTCCGACTTCAGATTTCAAAAGCAAATGGTGGTCGGCTGCGGGTTCGTTATGTCTTGCCTGCTGTATTTTGTTAGCGTGCCCTATGTTGACGGCGCGCAGATGGCGCTGATGATGCCGGCAATGACTTCGCTTGTTTACTTTGACCGCAGAATGCTTTACGTTCTCGGACTGCTCAGTATCTTCGATTACGCCGGCATTTATTTCATGCTTGAACGGGGACTGCTGAATAAACCGCTGTCTGAGTTTTTGATGATGGAATGCATTTTTATCGTATTTGTGGTCTTGGCGCATGGAGTTATCGTGCGTGCGCATGAAACGAGCGAATATCTGGAGCAGGTGACCCAATCGGAGCAGGGTCTGCTGGTTGAACGGGCGATAGCCGACAAGCTTTTGAAGATCGATGCGCTAACCGGACTTTATAACCACAAGACCTTTCACGAATATTTGGATTCGCTGCTGGAGCAGTGCGAGACGAACGGGCTGCGGCTGCAGCTTGCCCTATTTGATATTGACAATTTTAAGCAGGTGAACGATACATACGGCCATTGGATTGGAGACATTGTGCTGAAGGAGGTCGCGGGAAAAATCGGCGGAATGATCGGCCCGAACGATTTTGCCGCAAGGTATGGAGGAGAGGAGTTCGCGATTATTTTTACGGATAAAGATCCGGAGGAAGCGTATGCGCTGGCCGAAGAGCTCCGGTCCGACATAGCCGGAATGGATCATCCTTATGCGGGAGGAAGACGGATTACCGTCAGCATCGGCTTATGCCGCTACTGCACTGGCAACGGAAAGGAACAGTTGTTCCGTAAAACAGACGAAGCCTTATACTTGGCCAAACACAGCGGTAAAAACCAGGTCATGACCTCCGAGGATAAACAGCTCATGCTGGTCTGA
- a CDS encoding phage holin family protein has translation MRFLGHVVRFIVSAIVLLVVGWIVPNFSIGGFWSALMLALVIALLGWIAEGIFGRKTTPFGRGIVGFLVSALVIWLAQFIVAGVSVSIIGALLAALVIGIIDLFLPVSTPFEAGK, from the coding sequence GTGAGATTTTTGGGTCATGTTGTCCGCTTTATCGTGTCCGCGATTGTCCTTCTTGTGGTTGGCTGGATTGTTCCGAACTTCAGCATCGGCGGCTTCTGGAGCGCCCTTATGCTTGCTCTGGTGATCGCACTGCTGGGCTGGATCGCCGAAGGCATTTTCGGTCGCAAAACAACACCGTTCGGGCGCGGTATCGTAGGGTTTCTGGTAAGCGCACTGGTCATCTGGCTGGCACAGTTCATTGTAGCGGGCGTTAGCGTATCTATTATTGGCGCTCTTCTCGCGGCTCTGGTCATCGGGATTATTGACTTGTTCCTGCCTGTCTCTACCCCGTTTGAAGCCGGTAAATAA
- a CDS encoding endonuclease MutS2, with amino-acid sequence MDDKILHTLEYQKIINKLMQYIQTPMGLMMAENLKPSGDFEGVKLLLQATDEAATVDRLKGVPSFGGITDIKSSLKRASIGGMLGPHELLAVGNTIGGGRRVKRFLAAMHEEEPIQMLFDLSDLVSEQKPVEDAIRSAIDENAEVLDTASAELSQVRRELRNGETRIREKLDSMIRSSSVSKMLQDQLITIRGDRFVIPVKAEYRSHFGGIVHDQSGSGATLFIEPESIVAMNNKLRETRLREEREIEIILRKLTALVGEIAEETAYDVDILGQLDFIFAKARLAREMKAARPRMNDRGYLKIRKGRHPLISAESVVPLDVELGNQYSSIIVTGPNTGGKTVTLKTIGLLSLMSMSGLFIPAEEGSQMCVFDAIYADIGDEQSIEQSLSTFSSHMTNIISILKRMTPKSLVLLDEVGAGTDPAEGSALAIAILEHIHRTGCRMVATTHYSELKAYAYERKGVINASMEFDVQSLRPTYRLLVGVPGRSNAFAIAERLGLPAAVLEHARGEVKEEDLRVEHMIASLEENRLGAENERERAENLRREAEELRGKQRQELEKLESQRDRWLEKAEKDAAAIVDKARKEAEQIISDLRRLALEEGASVKEHKLIEARRRLDEAEPSPRKKEPARGAKNKQARQIGPGDEVAVHSLNQKGHVVELSGTKEAVVQLGIMKMKVRLDDLELLSAAKPAAPQPLRQATTVKRTRDENIRSELDLRGANLEEALMETDRFIDEAFLGNLGQIFIIHGKGTGVLRSGIQEYLRKHKHVKSYRLGNYNEGGAGVTVAELK; translated from the coding sequence TTGGACGACAAGATTTTGCATACGCTTGAGTATCAAAAGATTATAAATAAATTGATGCAATATATACAAACTCCGATGGGACTGATGATGGCCGAGAACCTAAAGCCCTCCGGCGATTTCGAAGGTGTCAAGCTGCTGCTGCAGGCGACGGACGAGGCGGCTACGGTTGATCGTCTAAAAGGCGTGCCGTCCTTCGGCGGGATAACCGACATCAAATCTTCGCTGAAGCGGGCCTCCATCGGCGGAATGCTCGGCCCGCACGAGCTGCTGGCCGTGGGAAATACCATTGGCGGCGGACGCCGGGTCAAGCGCTTTCTGGCCGCTATGCATGAAGAAGAACCGATCCAGATGCTCTTCGACCTGAGCGATCTGGTATCGGAGCAGAAGCCCGTTGAGGACGCTATCCGCTCTGCCATCGACGAGAACGCGGAGGTGCTCGATACGGCTAGCGCCGAGCTGTCCCAGGTCCGCAGGGAGCTTAGGAACGGCGAGACGAGAATCCGCGAGAAGCTGGATTCGATGATCCGTTCCTCTTCGGTCTCGAAGATGCTTCAGGATCAGCTAATCACCATCCGCGGCGACCGGTTCGTCATTCCGGTGAAGGCGGAATACCGCTCCCACTTCGGAGGAATCGTTCACGACCAGTCCGGTTCGGGAGCAACGCTGTTCATCGAGCCCGAATCGATTGTAGCGATGAACAACAAGCTCCGGGAGACGCGGCTGCGCGAAGAGCGGGAAATTGAGATCATCCTGCGGAAGCTGACCGCGCTTGTTGGTGAAATTGCCGAGGAGACGGCGTATGACGTCGATATTCTCGGCCAGCTTGATTTTATATTCGCTAAGGCCCGCCTGGCGCGGGAAATGAAAGCTGCCCGTCCGCGGATGAATGACCGCGGCTATCTGAAAATTCGCAAGGGAAGACACCCGCTGATTTCCGCGGAGTCCGTTGTTCCCCTGGATGTGGAGCTCGGCAACCAGTACAGCTCCATTATCGTGACAGGCCCAAATACGGGGGGGAAGACCGTTACGCTGAAGACAATCGGGCTGCTTAGCCTGATGTCGATGTCCGGTCTCTTCATTCCGGCCGAGGAAGGCAGCCAAATGTGCGTATTCGACGCCATTTATGCCGACATCGGAGATGAGCAGAGCATCGAGCAGAGCCTGAGCACATTCTCCAGCCATATGACCAATATTATCTCCATTCTGAAGCGTATGACTCCCAAAAGCCTGGTCCTGCTCGACGAAGTCGGAGCGGGAACGGACCCGGCAGAAGGCTCGGCGCTTGCAATCGCCATCCTGGAGCATATCCACCGGACGGGATGCCGGATGGTGGCAACGACGCACTACAGCGAACTTAAGGCTTATGCCTATGAACGCAAGGGTGTTATCAATGCCAGCATGGAATTCGATGTACAGAGTCTGCGGCCGACATACCGCCTGCTGGTCGGTGTTCCGGGCCGAAGCAATGCCTTCGCGATCGCCGAGCGGCTGGGACTGCCGGCCGCCGTTCTGGAGCATGCGCGCGGCGAGGTGAAGGAAGAGGATCTGCGCGTTGAGCATATGATCGCTTCGCTGGAAGAGAACCGTCTCGGCGCGGAGAACGAGCGCGAGCGGGCGGAGAATCTCCGGCGCGAGGCGGAGGAACTGCGCGGCAAGCAGCGCCAGGAACTGGAGAAGCTGGAGAGCCAGCGCGACAGGTGGCTTGAGAAGGCGGAGAAGGATGCTGCCGCGATTGTCGACAAGGCTCGCAAGGAAGCTGAGCAGATTATCAGCGATCTGCGGCGTCTGGCTCTGGAGGAAGGGGCGTCAGTCAAGGAGCATAAGCTGATCGAAGCCCGGCGGCGGCTCGATGAAGCGGAGCCTTCGCCCCGCAAGAAGGAGCCCGCACGAGGGGCGAAGAACAAGCAGGCCCGGCAAATCGGGCCCGGTGATGAAGTGGCTGTACACAGCCTGAATCAGAAGGGCCATGTCGTCGAGCTGAGCGGAACCAAGGAAGCCGTCGTGCAGCTCGGCATCATGAAAATGAAGGTGCGGCTGGACGATCTGGAGCTGCTATCGGCCGCTAAGCCGGCTGCGCCGCAGCCGCTGCGCCAGGCCACCACAGTCAAGCGCACACGGGACGAGAATATCCGCAGCGAGCTGGATTTGCGGGGAGCGAATCTAGAAGAGGCGCTGATGGAGACGGACCGTTTTATTGATGAAGCGTTTCTTGGCAATCTTGGCCAGATTTTTATTATCCACGGCAAAGGAACCGGTGTCCTGCGCTCGGGAATTCAGGAATATTTGCGCAAGCATAAGCATGTCAAGAGTTACCGTCTCGGCAACTACAACGAGGGCGGCGCGGGCGTTACGGTTGCGGAGCTGAAATGA
- a CDS encoding DUF350 domain-containing protein produces the protein MEHVIDAWLSHPLGGLLGYFAVAILELVVFLSIFEMVTKYNCWDEIRRGNVAASMATGGKIFGICNVLRFSIQAEASIYETMKWSVIGFVLLLIAYFMFEFLTPVFSIDKEIAADNRAVGLTAMLISVSLSYVIGASIL, from the coding sequence ATGGAACATGTAATCGATGCTTGGCTGAGCCATCCGCTGGGAGGCCTGCTCGGCTACTTTGCGGTTGCCATTTTGGAGCTGGTTGTCTTTCTTTCCATATTCGAAATGGTGACCAAATACAACTGCTGGGATGAAATCCGCAGAGGCAATGTGGCGGCTTCAATGGCGACGGGCGGCAAAATATTCGGCATCTGCAACGTGCTGCGCTTCAGTATTCAGGCGGAGGCTTCGATTTACGAAACCATGAAATGGTCCGTGATCGGTTTTGTTTTGCTGCTGATTGCTTACTTTATGTTTGAATTTCTGACGCCCGTCTTTTCGATCGACAAGGAGATTGCGGCGGATAACCGGGCGGTCGGACTGACGGCAATGCTCATTTCCGTGTCATTGTCCTATGTGATCGGGGCTTCTATTCTGTAG
- a CDS encoding MFS transporter, protein MKVSLRGQAALLLAVNGLFVLSGALAGTFLNVYLWKNRQDYAMIGWFTVAQQLALGLSFWLGGKWVKEHNKMNALRLGIAVSGLFYLLVLWLESKVTQYVWPLGIVLGIASGLFWLAFNIVYFEITERENRDAFNGWVGLLGSLTGIVGPWLSGWLISALHGNRGYRIVFIISLCVYATAAVLSFFLKKRKTSGSYEWLEPWHRLRSGDGDWRVTAAALFFQGLREGVFSFLIGLLVYIAAKEESKLGQFTLITSAVSLVSYWAAGKWLRPKFRSAGMLCGALLLVAVILPMLWAVSYGMLLVMGIGTSLFIPLYMLPMVSTSFDLMGESEESAGKRVELVVLRELCLMTGRLAGTFVFIGILSVSAAPRTVTLLMLGLGAAPLGSWLFLHRMLRRESLPERS, encoded by the coding sequence ATGAAGGTCTCGCTGCGGGGACAGGCGGCGCTGCTGCTGGCGGTTAACGGGTTATTCGTGCTTTCGGGCGCGCTCGCGGGAACTTTTCTGAATGTCTACTTATGGAAAAACCGTCAGGATTACGCCATGATCGGCTGGTTTACTGTAGCCCAGCAGCTGGCTCTGGGTCTCAGCTTTTGGCTGGGCGGCAAGTGGGTGAAGGAACATAATAAAATGAACGCCCTGCGGCTTGGCATCGCCGTTTCGGGCCTTTTTTATCTTCTGGTGCTGTGGCTGGAGAGCAAGGTGACCCAGTACGTCTGGCCGCTTGGCATTGTGCTTGGCATTGCTTCCGGCCTGTTCTGGCTGGCCTTCAACATCGTTTATTTTGAAATTACGGAACGCGAGAACCGCGATGCATTTAACGGTTGGGTCGGGCTTCTTGGTTCGCTGACCGGCATCGTCGGGCCGTGGCTGTCCGGTTGGCTGATCTCTGCGCTGCATGGAAACCGGGGCTACCGGATTGTTTTTATTATTTCGCTTTGTGTTTACGCTACGGCGGCGGTGCTGAGCTTTTTTCTGAAAAAACGCAAAACCTCCGGCAGCTACGAATGGCTGGAGCCTTGGCACCGCCTCCGTTCCGGAGACGGAGATTGGCGCGTGACGGCGGCTGCGCTATTTTTTCAAGGCCTCCGCGAAGGTGTATTTTCCTTTCTGATTGGCCTCCTGGTATACATAGCGGCGAAGGAGGAGAGCAAGCTGGGGCAGTTCACGCTGATTACCTCTGCGGTGTCGCTCGTCAGCTACTGGGCAGCAGGCAAATGGCTGAGGCCCAAATTCCGGTCGGCCGGTATGCTCTGCGGAGCGCTCCTGCTCGTGGCGGTGATATTACCTATGCTATGGGCGGTAAGCTACGGCATGCTGCTCGTTATGGGGATCGGGACATCTCTGTTCATCCCGCTGTACATGCTGCCGATGGTTTCCACCAGCTTTGATCTGATGGGGGAAAGCGAGGAGAGCGCCGGCAAGCGTGTCGAACTGGTTGTGCTGCGTGAGCTATGCCTGATGACCGGGCGGCTGGCGGGAACGTTTGTTTTTATCGGTATTCTGTCGGTCAGCGCCGCACCCCGCACCGTTACTCTGCTAATGCTGGGGCTTGGAGCCGCGCCGCTTGGAAGCTGGCTGTTTCTGCACCGGATGCTGCGCAGGGAATCTTTGCCGGAACGTTCATGA
- the mscL gene encoding large-conductance mechanosensitive channel protein MscL, translated as MWKEFKSFALKGNVLDLAFAVVIGAAFGKIVSSLVNDIIMPVIGLLIGGIDLKSLEYPYRDTVLKYGVFLQSVLDFFIIAFSLFLLVKLAGKFKRKREEADKAEPAPTREELLLTEIRDLLKDR; from the coding sequence ATGTGGAAAGAGTTCAAAAGCTTTGCGCTGAAAGGAAATGTGCTTGATCTCGCTTTCGCCGTTGTGATCGGGGCTGCCTTTGGCAAAATCGTGTCTTCACTGGTGAACGACATTATCATGCCGGTGATCGGACTCTTGATCGGCGGCATTGATCTGAAAAGTCTGGAATATCCATACCGCGATACGGTGCTAAAATACGGCGTTTTCCTCCAAAGCGTGCTCGACTTTTTTATCATCGCCTTTTCGCTGTTTCTGCTCGTCAAGCTGGCCGGGAAGTTTAAACGGAAACGGGAGGAAGCGGATAAAGCCGAGCCCGCTCCGACGCGTGAGGAGCTGCTGCTGACCGAAATCCGCGATCTTCTGAAGGACAGATAG